The genomic segment taaaatacagctTTCCAGTTAAAtgcaaatttcagaaaaacagggaaagaatTTGCAAGTAAAACTATGTCCAAAATATTGCATAAGACACACTTATATTAAAAACTAATTCATTGTTTTTGcgaaatacaaaaatcaaattcagttaggcatttgttatttttatttgctagatCTGGCCACCCTATTCTTTCAGGTACTTTGAAATTTAAGCGAGTGTAGAAATTCTTGTTCTAGGGATCTGGTGCAAAAATAGAAGAGTCATGATACCAACACAAAGACAATCATCGGAAATATCCTCAGATATGTTGGAACACATATGAATTTTCAACCAGAAAACACCTGcagacattttcaaaaatgaaaatagattgcATTCACTTTTAGTTGCACAATGTATCTCTGGaaagattttaatgaaacatAATAATGGTTTCCTCTGGGAAAGAGGATTGGGTTGACAGGGgaaagaggtgggaggaggaggcgtGAGTGCAAATTCCATTCTGCACAATTTGAACTTGAACCATGCAAAGGTACTATTTGTTAaactattatattaaaattttaaaaaggtacaaaatatttaacaacaatgTAATACTATGAGAAACACATTTAGTGAATTCTGCTCTTAGACATGTGGGCTGCATGATGATTTTTTGATGGAGGGGGGCTTTCCCGCACAAAGGAGCATTAGTAAGGCTGCTCTTGGTGGATGTTGGTTGGAGCACAAGGACCACTTCCTTGGGAATGATGTACATACAGCAATCAACCATGCTGCATCTGTTGAGACAATCCTAATTTCAAACACTTGGTTCCACGCGGCCGTAAATACCCAAGTGTTTATCAGACTAAAAGTTCTGAATTTTGTTCCGAAAGTCTAGTCTCTGTTGAAGTAAGTCAACAGCCAGGTAGGAAGCAGAGTGGGTTGAGGGACACAAAAGTAGGTTGATGGAGAAAGAAGCGAAATAAAGAGAACATCAAATCCAACCTTGCTGCTATGACtctaaaaagcaatttataaatcGCCCACAGAGGCACATACAAATTGCATTGCCACCGTGTAATGTGGAAGGAACTTCAGTTCTTGCCTACCTGCCAGAGCCCTCATGGAAtgtctccccatcccacccaggcccacctgccctctgcccctcccccgctgCAGAATGTTTCCGTCCCACATTCTATAGTTTAGATTCAAACTTCTCCCTCCTTTACTtggatgttgagcatctgctgGAGCAGGTCACTCTCTGGATCCTGGTTTTGACTTTTCTCATCGCGGCTGAGGCAGCGATCGTCCGTGCCCAAGCCTGAGGGATGGTTTTAGAAGGAGGTAAGCCTGTAGGCTGGGGGTGTGTTCTCAGAGACCCTGCCATCCATCAAATCCTTGGGGTTCACAGGTGACAGTTGACATGTGGGCACATAGCTGGACTGGAgtagaggaaggagagagctcTGGGCCCTCTCTCCTGGGGAGACTGGGGAGCCTGAAGCACTCTGAGACTGTACGGGGCAGGAGGAGGTCATTGGAGGTGGCTGAAGGGGAACTGGCCTGAGTATGGAGAAAGGATGGCAGTAGGGAGGTTGATTCTTTCTAGAAGGGAGACAAGCCTCTTTGAAACGTGTGTGTAGGGATGTGGGTGATGTCCTGGTCATGACACAGGGAGGGTCACGAGGAAAGCCTAGCCCTGTGTTGGGTTCCTCAGGCAGCTGAAGCTTGCCCCACCATATCTTTCTAAGGGATGTGAACTGGAGCTAATGTGTCTAATGGGGCCAGGGGGACAGATGGTCTTAGTCAGAAAACTATTCAGTGGGGCTGTGTGTGGCCACACCTGCAGTGAAGTGTCCTCTCCCAGAGCTAGGCAGGAAGTTCCTCTAACTGCCGCAGCCCAGACCTCCTCCACTCCTTCCAGCCCAGAGCTCACTTCTCCGTTCAGCTAACTGTTGCCTTGGATCCAACAGGGGATGGGCAACCATGTAGCTTCAGCCAAGAGAGTGCTGGGGGTCCCAGGTTGTTGGGAATGGCTCTTCCTTTTGTGGAAATGCAGTTCTTCAGACCTATGTCATCTTGTCCAGTATCTCATGGCGGACCCTCAGGCCTGCCTTGAGAGGAAGAGTTTGTTCATATTTGGTGTCACTCCTTCATGGACAGGGAACCGATGTGGAGTGCAGCTGGTTGGGGTGGAATGTGTGTGAAGGCTGATTCCCTTTACAAAGGGGGAAGCAGTGTCacccagaggcaggaagacaTCTTCTGTGTTATTAGACGTCCTATGACACCTGTTCTGATTAACCAGGTGCACCGTGCTGTGTACCTTGTTCTCCTGGACAGGTGCTTCAGACAACTTGATCACAATGGCACCTGGCTCATGCCCGCTTCTCAATTCGTCTCACTTTCCGTTAGAGGGAGCTGGAAGGGGAAAGACCACAGGCAGTCTTACTCCCACAACCAATGTAACATGATAATTCCCTGGCCCCTGTTTGATCCTCTGCAACCATCACTGGCTGTGAAATGACAGAATCTAAGGGACACACACCTAATTCTCAGATCCCCCCTCCTCAGAACAGACCCCTGAGTGATGACAGTGACTCTGggcactggggagggggtggcaggaccTGGCTCACGTTAAGGGTCTGCTGTGGGTGGTTCTGAGATGCAGCTGCATGCTGGGCCGGGGTGTAATAGGTTTGTATCAGGATTCcactggagagagatttttccagcatctttgttttgttttgtgaggctaggaaagaaacagaagatttatACTGAGCATCAGGAAATGGAAGactgaggaggaggtggggccctAAGATTTTAAATAGTGCCTGTCCACAAAGGGCATCTGGGTGCCGAGAACTTACCTTGGAGAAGCTCCCAAACTGCTGGTGCACCTGCTGAGGGGCCTTTCTCACAGAGCAGATGTCCACCCAGTTCCAGGTCTTGGGAGACAGCCTCTGAGGCTTAGGTGCCAGGGGCGCCTTAGGGAGGCTCTCCGAGTCAGTGCTTGCTGAGACTGTTTATTCTTGGCAGACAAGGGTCAGGGAACCAGGTGGATAGAGCGAGGTCACCAGTGGAATACTTCTCAACTGGAGGTCAGAGCAGGAAAATCACTCCAAGACATTTGCACACTGCACAGTCTCCCCTGTCCAAAGGCCCCTCCCCTGTGGAGATTTACACACTGGTTCCCCAGAGAGCCTCAGTCCCCGGTGCCCATTCTCCTCCGGCACTCACCCCTTTCCTTTGCCTCAACAGCATCTGCAGTGCTGGGAACGGATGTGACCATGAACCCTGGTGCCTCCTTGTCTCCTTTCACGGCAGTGCCCTTTGCTCCACCTGTTCCTGGCCCCCAACACTGGCCACCCCGGGAGCAGCACCCGCCGCCCCCCATGACCCCATCTTTCCCTCCTGGCAGCACCCTGCTGCTGCCAGCTTTCCCCACAACACCTTTGCTGGCTCATGGTGGCCATGGCCCCAGTGCCCCTGGGGCTTGCAACGTCATTTTCCAAGTCAGCTCAGAAGGGAGGCCAGTAGAGCCCCCCCAGACTCAGACCTTTGTCCTTACTCAGGCCCCCTTCAACTGGCGCATCCCAGGGGCCCTCAGTGGGAGTGCTGTTTGTCCTGCATCCATATTCCTAGCAAGTCCTGCGATGGAGACCATTGTGACTGCTCCAGATGTTGGAGTGACTCAGGCTGGCATGGGAGGCTGGACCCCCAGCTTTCTTCCTCGAGCACCACCACCAGCTGCCCAGCTGGTGCCCATCATCCCCCCAGCGAACTCTGGGCCACGGCCACATGGCACTTCCAGGGAGGGCAACTTGGCCACCAACCAGTCCAAGGCCGCGCAGGATGACTCCTGTAACCCCAAGAGCGTGTGCGAGAACTTCCGACGTTGGCAGAGCTTCAAGCCCCTGGCCCGGAGGCACCTTCCGCAGAGTCCTGATGCAGAAGCTCTTTCCTGCTTTCTCATGTGAGTGAACTCGCAGGGGGTCATGAGCTTATCGGAGATTTTAGATAAAGAGGAACTGTGGGTGGACTCACAGGTTAGGATTCTAGGGATATGGCAGGAAGGTCTGAGGGCGATGTCCATGCTCTGAGAAGGCACACAGTCAGTCATACACGTCACTCTGCCCGTTCATGACATCCCTTCAGGGCCTTATGTCAACTGACCCCACCACCTTGTGAGCCCCATCAACTCGATGTCTTAGGATTCTCACGGTCATATTGACTGGAGACGTGCAGTCAGAGGGCTGTGGTGTAAGGTGAGGAGCCATGGGGTGGATGCCCCGCTCTCCTGTGGTGCTGTCTCCCCTCATTCAGGACTGGAGTGTGCATGGCCAGGGCTGTGACTTCAGAGGAGGGTAGGGGTGCGGGGCCCAGGAGAGAGTTTCATGCACACCTGGCTCTCATTGTTCGGGAGAATCCCAATAGGAACAGGGCCATGGTAGAGCTCTCCTAAGGGCGAAGGCGCTCTCCTATGAGAGCTGTGAGCCTGGCAGGCTTTTCAATCCTAAACCGCAGGTCCCTCGTGAAAAGGGGACAGTTACACGTACCTCAGAGGAGTGTGCAGGAGACTCCTTGGGCTAATCTATGATGTGTTAGCAGATTGCCTGGCACCTGCCATGCCTCATTACTGAGAGTGATTTTGATTATGAAAaggcaatcttgaggaggaagagCGCTCCCCAAGCACAAGGTCCCAGCTCTAGCCTGGGAGTGGGTGGTCATCCTCCAGGGAGTGTGAGGCGGTGACAGTGGTAGCCGGGCAGCCTTGTCTTGCTCTCCCAGACACCTGCCTCTCCCCGTCCTTACGTTCGTTGAGTGACATGTGGTCTGCATGGCTGGGTGGGGtcgggcaggtgggggctgggctggtcaCGGAGACGGACCCCGACGGCTTACAGCCCAGTGCTGCGATCCCTGGCCCACCTGAAGCCCACCATGGcactggaggagagagagcagctGGCCGTGCAGGAGTGGCAGCGCACCAGCAACTTTGACCGCATGATCTACTACGAGATGGCGGAAAAGTGAGTCAGCGTCCTGGGCTCAAGGGCTGCAGGGTGGGTGAGAGCGGTGGCTGAGGGCCAGAcccagggcagggtctggctGTAGGGGTGCCCACCAGAGAGGACAAAGGAGGAGGACTGTCACCCAGCACAGGGTCCCTGCATCCCAGGGGCCCTTTTGCCCTCCAGGAGCCCCTCCTTCACCTGCAGAGCCTGAGTCTTCTGTCCTTCCTCCACCGGGGCTCTGCCCTCCCCTGATGCTCACCCACCCTTGTGTTGACATGGAGGTctcaggatggggtggggtaaAGCTGTGAGTCTGGTAGGGGTCCAGCTCCAGCCATAGGGCCCTGCAGGGGAATGCGCTCCACCCACCAGCCTGCTGCCTCCGTAGTGATGGGTGGCTGGCGGCCACTGACATAGAATTTGGGACCCCCGCTCCTCATGAAGAGTGGCCTGCCTGGGTACCCTGGCATCCCTGAAGAGGCCGGGGAAGACAGCCTGTTGTCAGCCCTTCCAGGGTTTTCTCCACGGCAATCCCCTTggttcaaaaaacaaaatcaaacaagcgcctctcagaggaaaggaaagctcCCCTCTATGCTCAGCGTCCAcgtcctccagcctctcctgagcCCTGTCTGCAGGTTTATGTCCCAGGACTCTCAGTCCCAGCCCAGGATCCTGGATTCGGGCAAGGACCCCTGTGGGGAACACATGTCTGATCCAGCCTCTGGCTGTTCGTGTGGTTCTAGATAAGGACGGGGGCATGAGGAGGGTGTCCCGTGGGTCTGCTGTGGGTCCCGTTGACCTGGCCCAGTTCAGTGATGTGGGTCTATGCTGTTCAATGCCCTCCAGTGCTGGTGAGGCAGGAAGTGTCCCAGATCTTGGATTGGTTCCACAgctctctgctgtggacagcaTCTCAGGGCCTTGACAGCCCCAAGGCACATCCTCTCCCGATCCCTCGTTCTCTGCCACCTTTgttgggctccagagcccaggccttTAGCTCAGGGTGGCCTATGCCTCTGTCACCCCCTAGGTTCATGGAAtttgaggcagaggaggagatgcAGATTCAGACGTTGCAATGGCTACAGGGGGTACAgggcctgcctcccccagccccactgaaGCTGGATCCTCGGGGGCCCCCAGTCCCGAACGTGGGCCTTCAGCCAGGCACCCACATTCCCACTGGCGTTGACGGCAAAGGTAACAAGGGCCTCGGGATGGCCACTGTCCCCACATGGGTCCTTTTCCTTCAAGAGAGCATTGGTCTTTCAACCAGAACAGCTACCAAaggcggggcaggggggaggggcgggtctCAGCAGCCCTTGGTCACAATGGGGTTCTGACTCGGTCCGTTTTGAAactcctctcccagctccctaTCAAAGGACCCCACACAAAGTCTGCCTAAAGTGTGGGCTTGATGGGGAGACCCCAGGAAAATCAGAGGTCCCACACTCCTTCACATGGGGCTCTCTTAGATGCCCCCCTTACCTGCCCCTCCCACTGTGCATACGGCCTCAGGCGGTCCTGACCCCGCCCCCACTCACGTCAATGTCACCCCAACACTGCAGTCACCACCGTGTGCTCGGTGGTCAGGAGGTGGACTGGGAGCCCCTCACCttatttccctccttcctgctctgcctCAGCCTGCGCTCCCAGGAAGGCCAGCCGCAGGGCCCAGCCTACCCGCCCGAAGCCACACAGATCCCAGCGGCCCCTGGGGCCCAAGGCACCCAAGGAGATTCCCCCTGGGGCTGTGAGAGAGTATGTGGACATCATGGAGGTACTGGTGGGGCCTGTCCACTCAGCCACGGGCGAGTCAGATGCAGAATGTGGAGAGGACGGAAGTGAGCTGAAGCAGGAGGAGGACAGGACCTACCCGGACCCAGATCTCCTGAGCTACATTGACCAGCTGTGTTCCCAGGAAGACTTCATCACCAAGGTGGGCTGGCCTGGAGCCTGGGGTCTGCTAGATTCCAGGGCGTGGAACTCTCAGCACCCAAGATCTGGGTTCCTCCCAGGCCAATGGGACTTAAGCTCAGCTCCTTGTTCTTGAGctgtagtgggggggggggggctttgtgtgtagggaggggtgtgtgtgtgtgtgtatgtgtgtgtgtcagatAACCATCCCCGCCtcgtggaggggaggaggtgcgGGTCTCGGCTTTTCACTTTCCCTCCAGGCCTTGGCTCACAGGCCACTCCTGGCCAAGGATGCTCACAGCCTCTTCCTTCTGTCCCAGGTGGAGGTGGTCATTCACCCGCGATTCCTGGAGGAATTGCTTTCCCCAGAAGCACAGCTGGATCTCTTGGCCCTAGCTGAGGagctggagcaggaggaaggaCTCACCCTTGAAGAGGTgagccaggggagggagagggacactCAGGGACCCCAGGGAGCCAGGGGAGCCAGGGACCCCAGGTAGAAAAGGGGTGACGAGGGACACCCAGGTaagacaggggagggagggactctGGTGAGCAGGGGAGAGATAGGACCCCAGGACAGGAGGCCCACGTGGCTGTGTCCATCCCTCCCTTGCCTGGGGGGCCTGGGGTGGGTGCAGTGCAGGGCAacaggaaggagggatggggagcCGCGAGGGGACGtaggacacacagctgggaatCAGGTGCAGGAGGACGGCAGGAACACACAGTGTCTGCGTGTGGACTCAAGTCCCGGGGTCACCCATCTCCTCCTACCCCTGAGGGCCATTGTCCCACTGCCCAGTGCTTCTCCTCTCACACGTGTGTGTGGAGCAGTCACTGTCCTCCTCCCTCCTACCAGCTGGTGCAGAAACGACTCCTGGCCTTGAAGGAGGACAAGGGTGCGCGAGCACCCCCCAGTCACAGCGCACCCCGAATGGACTCAAGTCATTCTGAGTCCCGCGCCGGGCAAGGTGCCCAGAGGCACGACCGAGGCCCCCAGCTCGGGGTCTGCGATGACGCCTGCCCACCAGAGATGGGTTTCAAGGCCCTTCATAGGCTCAGCCAGACAGACACTGGCCTGTCCAGGCCCAAAGGCTTTGTTCCCTCTCCCAGACATCAGGAGTTGCCTCCATTCCGGGCTGCACGGCCGTCCCCTCCCCAGGGTCAAAGGCGCCCTGGCCCTCGACTGGGCCCCAGGGATACCTCCGTTCTCAGAGGAGCCTCTCCTGTTGAGGAGGCCCGAGGGCCCAGGGACGGGTCCAGTGAGGACGAGGGGGacctccccagcctggccttcCTCTTGGCCTCTGAGCACAACCTCCTGCCCCGGGGCCTGTGCCTGAGTCCTGCCCCTGCCTCGGGGCTGGTCGGCCCTGGAGGTTGGGGGACCCAGAGAGCTCCACAGGGCCCCTCCCCTCAGGGAACAGGCCTCAGCCCAGCTCCGCCAGCCGCCGCCAAGTCTAGGACGCGGGCTCCGTGTGGAGGCCCAGCTGCTGGTGAGAAGCTGCCTGTCCCCGGGGCTGACCTAGGGGTCTCTGGGAGGCCAGCCTTGGCTCTGGGGCTGGATCGCCCCACACAGCCGAGAAAGAGAAGGTGTGACCCCTTTGCCTCAGGGGGCAGGAGGAAGCGGCACTGCAGCCAGTAGGGAACCGTGGGCCAGCTCTCCAGTGCCAGCCCCTTGGGGCGGCCTGCAGGGGACCCTAGGGGCTCCCTGTGGTCTCATGCCAGTGCTGATCCTGGCTgatgtggggaaagggagggagggcaggaccaccagggtggggagagggggaagtgGGGTTATGGAGGgtgaggaaggtggggggggtgcggtctgggtgggtgtgggtgggagcAGGACCTTTGCAGTGAGGTATGTAATTtgtgaataaagatagttttgTTGGGAGATGCTCTCAGGCCACCGTCATCTTGTTTGTGTTTGAGCTGGTCCACAGAGAGGGatcctgggaggaaggaaggatgagggAGGTCACAGGAGCTGTGGATCTACAGGGGGCCAAGTCTTCCTTCCACATAGACCAGGACCCCTCAGGCTGCTCCTGGGAGCACCCAGCTCTCACTCTCCCCAAAGACCCCTTGTCATCCCCCTCGCTCAAGTCTGCCTGGCTAGGTGCCTTCTGGGGCAACTGTACCACCTTCTGCATCCCTGAACCATCTAGGGAAGGGGAGCTGCTTTTGTGCGTCTCAGTCCTCTGGACACTAACCCATTTCTGGGATGGAGCCCAGAGACAGCCCTTGTCTCTAGGGAGCTTCTCTCTGCTTCCCGGAAGCGGCCAGAGGACGCTGGGATGATCCTCTGCTCATCCAGGGTTTCCTGTGTGGGTGGTCTGACCAGAGAGGGAACGTCTCGGCCCCAGGGACAGGACCgtctgcctctctgcctccttgTCGGGGGAGCATCCTCTCATCTCAGTGGGAGTATTGCCATGTGGAGAGTGGTGGCGGCAGCTACCTC from the Hippopotamus amphibius kiboko isolate mHipAmp2 chromosome 2, mHipAmp2.hap2, whole genome shotgun sequence genome contains:
- the LOC130844437 gene encoding NUT family member 2G-like, with translation MADPQACLERKSLFIFGVTPSWTGNRCGVQLVGVESSAVLGTDVTMNPGASLSPFTAVPFAPPVPGPQHWPPREQHPPPPMTPSFPPGSTLLLPAFPTTPLLAHGGHGPSAPGACNVIFQVSSEGRPVEPPQTQTFVLTQAPFNWRIPGALSGSAVCPASIFLASPAMETIVTAPDVGVTQAGMGGWTPSFLPRAPPPAAQLVPIIPPANSGPRPHGTSREGNLATNQSKAAQDDSCNPKSVCENFRRWQSFKPLARRHLPQSPDAEALSCFLIPVLRSLAHLKPTMALEEREQLAVQEWQRTSNFDRMIYYEMAEKFMEFEAEEEMQIQTLQWLQGVQGLPPPAPLKLDPRGPPVPNVGLQPACAPRKASRRAQPTRPKPHRSQRPLGPKAPKEIPPGAVREYVDIMEVLVGPVHSATGESDAECGEDGSELKQEEDRTYPDPDLLSYIDQLCSQEDFITKVEVVIHPRFLEELLSPEAQLDLLALAEELEQEEGLTLEELVQKRLLALKEDKGARAPPSHSAPRMDSSHSESRAGQGAQRHDRGPQLGVCDDACPPEMGFKALHRLSQTDTGLSRPKGFVPSPRHQELPPFRAARPSPPQGQRRPGPRLGPRDTSVLRGASPVEEARGPRDGSSEDEGDLPSLAFLLASEHNLLPRGLCLSPAPASGLVGPGGWGTQRAPQGPSPQGTGLSPAPPAAAKSRTRAPCGGPAAGEKLPVPGADLGVSGRPALALGLDRPTQPRKRRCDPFASGGRRKRHCSQ